The following coding sequences are from one Halobacteriovorax sp. JY17 window:
- a CDS encoding HmuY family protein, translated as MKAIYLTLFSLFISCSKVEPLAEKVVEESFSDYITKKSQYIEDQSSDIFEETPWYAYDENNHIIWPTFSVYALRTNGSYYKVQILDYYDSSANPGNFTLRVEKEGESEKFLHFQATGCGNVYTNSNYENCLNNPLTNIYKYLNIETGEVYDFTDSQAKASTKWDMAFNGTSIRINAGKYGQKGTRIGSLFIYTNFFPGGVVDYQRIAEVSFTDRGARFFNLAMDLRQIPYSLPPGVDRVINEPDWFKESAEDSKLFSPINKNWWLVKSSEHNSYFKFNMAEINETLLASDEIETELVIHSHYQSKDDLEFREELRVWRLETFSTAKRLVRLCLDLDEMKSVHCSKEKEKVDITFLALNRTPRQWKIQTTTGAIGPLSLEDITKRKTGRLK; from the coding sequence TTGAAGGCCATATATTTAACTCTATTTTCCCTCTTCATCTCTTGTTCTAAAGTTGAGCCTTTAGCGGAGAAAGTTGTTGAAGAAAGTTTTAGCGACTACATTACAAAGAAGTCTCAATATATTGAAGATCAAAGTAGCGATATTTTTGAAGAGACTCCTTGGTACGCTTACGATGAAAATAATCATATTATTTGGCCTACATTTTCAGTCTACGCTCTTAGAACAAATGGAAGTTACTATAAAGTGCAAATTTTGGACTACTACGATAGTAGCGCCAATCCTGGAAACTTCACTCTAAGAGTAGAAAAAGAAGGTGAAAGCGAAAAATTTCTCCATTTTCAAGCGACGGGTTGTGGAAATGTCTATACTAATAGTAATTACGAAAATTGCTTAAATAACCCCCTCACTAATATCTATAAATACTTAAATATTGAAACTGGTGAGGTCTATGATTTTACAGACTCACAAGCAAAGGCAAGTACAAAGTGGGACATGGCCTTCAATGGTACTAGTATAAGAATTAATGCCGGAAAGTATGGACAGAAAGGAACCAGAATTGGAAGCCTCTTCATTTATACAAATTTCTTCCCTGGGGGAGTTGTTGATTACCAGAGAATCGCAGAGGTATCATTTACAGATAGAGGCGCTCGCTTCTTTAATCTAGCAATGGACCTTAGACAAATTCCCTACTCTCTTCCTCCTGGAGTTGATAGAGTTATCAATGAGCCAGATTGGTTTAAGGAGAGCGCAGAGGACTCTAAACTCTTCTCTCCAATTAATAAGAATTGGTGGCTAGTTAAGTCTAGTGAACATAATAGCTACTTTAAATTCAATATGGCCGAAATTAATGAAACCCTGCTGGCCAGCGATGAGATTGAAACAGAGCTCGTTATTCACTCTCATTACCAATCTAAAGATGATTTAGAGTTTCGTGAAGAACTAAGAGTTTGGAGATTAGAGACATTTAGCACCGCTAAGAGACTCGTTAGGCTTTGTCTTGACTTGGACGAAATGAAGAGCGTTCACTGTTCAAAAGAGAAAGAGAAGGTGGACATTACTTTCTTGGCCTTAAATAGAACACCAAGACAGTGGAAGATTCAAACTACAACTGGTGCTATTGGACCGCTCTCTCTCGAAGATATCACGAAGAGAAAAACTGGTCGCTTAAAATAA
- a CDS encoding SWIB/MDM2 domain-containing protein, which yields MAKKKVAKKATKKAVAKKATKKTVAKKATKKTVAKKATKKAVAKKATKKKVAKKATKKVVAKKATKKVVAKKATKKAAPKKAAKKAAPKKAKTKRKPNAAFMKAMKPSAELSVVIGDKAVPRTEAVKKIWEYIKKHNLQNPKNKRNILADDNLKKVFGKKEVTMFELAGILGKHLS from the coding sequence ATGGCAAAGAAGAAAGTAGCTAAGAAAGCAACTAAAAAAGCAGTGGCGAAGAAAGCAACTAAGAAGACAGTGGCGAAGAAAGCAACTAAGAAGACAGTAGCGAAGAAAGCAACTAAGAAAGCAGTAGCAAAGAAAGCAACTAAGAAAAAAGTAGCGAAGAAAGCAACTAAGAAAGTAGTAGCTAAGAAAGCGACTAAGAAAGTAGTAGCTAAGAAAGCAACTAAGAAAGCTGCACCAAAGAAAGCGGCTAAGAAAGCTGCTCCAAAAAAAGCAAAAACTAAGAGAAAGCCAAACGCGGCATTCATGAAAGCGATGAAGCCATCTGCTGAACTTTCAGTAGTTATCGGTGACAAAGCAGTTCCAAGAACTGAAGCTGTTAAGAAAATTTGGGAATACATCAAGAAGCACAACCTTCAAAACCCAAAGAACAAGAGAAATATTCTTGCTGATGATAACTTAAAGAAAGTTTTCGGAAAGAAAGAAGTAACTATGTTCGAGCTTGCAGGTATTCTTGGTAAGCACCTTAGCTAA
- a CDS encoding cytochrome c: MKTILAVVALFALVSTQTFAADAARGQTLYKTCIQCHGANGEGNEAMKAPRIAGQHDWYIISSIKQFKAGIERKNPTMLPFIKKLSDADIEDLAAFISTLK; this comes from the coding sequence ATGAAAACAATATTGGCAGTGGTTGCCCTTTTCGCTTTAGTATCAACTCAAACTTTTGCTGCAGACGCGGCCAGAGGTCAAACTCTTTATAAGACTTGTATTCAGTGCCACGGTGCCAATGGTGAAGGTAATGAAGCAATGAAAGCCCCAAGGATTGCTGGTCAACATGATTGGTACATCATCAGCTCTATAAAGCAATTTAAGGCCGGTATAGAGAGAAAGAATCCAACTATGCTACCATTCATTAAGAAGCTTTCAGATGCCGATATTGAAGACCTAGCGGCATTTATTAGTACATTAAAGTAA
- a CDS encoding penicillin acylase family protein, protein MKKYLKKLIYTLPLIFAIILTTLFYFLNRTIPYGDGVLEMSILKEKAEVIRDNEGIPHIKAKNADDAYKVLGYLMASERLFQMEMLRRVGSGTLSEIIGKKGLEIDKTFRTLGLRRHFVEKIKREGLPKEMQDKMESFFAGVNFFVENENLPIEFVLGGFKPEKFTIYDSYAVVGYMAYSFAAFLRHDLLMDKLKSSLSDEMWNDLQIEPHKNTVMTASVHRELKNIFKAFEDLNNTFGGFEGSNAWALNSTKTKSKRAMLASDPHIGYSLPGIWFEAHLKVEDPAEPFEIYGHFLPNIPFAVMAHDKKKGWGITISYLDDMDFYKETFSESGNETIFEGEEIPLRRISEVIKVRGGEDIQLPVHISHNGPILDELIGDKGISMKWTYFLENNHPIQGFYKMGRANSFEEFKKGVSLVGSPGLNIIYADAEDNIARLNLGRYPKRNDFSDSRVVLDGATKNDAYKGYYKFEEMPHNINPESGFVASANNRPITANENFRGMWQPRDRFITLYSRLLLKNDWSIGDTMLLQTSVLNNENEWIRDLLVSDLSTVSLGKQEQEAFNALKDWDRQTFPNRVGASIYHQFIYHLTMNLIDELGEEERNQFCGLSARWYFLGRMLKREKAIWWDMKETSEVEDRKSVVLKSFKDTVKFLNKELGNEVKEWSWGKLHTIEFAHSLGKSFPLNKLLNLGPYPVMGAYNNINNFRKVGCLDGHKVKSGPSTRRIIDFSGPEKSYGILPLGISGHYLSPFFKNQMERFLSGKYRLQIMSDDLLEKFSKARLEIVPEYK, encoded by the coding sequence ATGAAAAAGTACTTAAAGAAATTAATTTATACGCTACCTCTCATATTTGCCATCATACTAACGACTCTCTTTTACTTTCTAAATAGAACGATTCCTTACGGGGACGGGGTTCTTGAAATGTCCATTTTAAAAGAGAAGGCAGAAGTTATTCGAGATAATGAAGGGATTCCCCATATTAAGGCAAAGAACGCTGACGATGCCTATAAAGTTCTTGGATATCTAATGGCCAGTGAAAGGCTCTTTCAAATGGAAATGCTTAGACGAGTAGGCTCAGGAACTCTTAGTGAAATTATTGGAAAGAAGGGACTTGAGATTGATAAGACTTTTAGAACTCTTGGACTTAGACGACACTTTGTTGAAAAAATTAAAAGAGAAGGCCTTCCAAAAGAAATGCAAGATAAAATGGAGAGCTTCTTTGCAGGAGTAAACTTCTTTGTCGAAAACGAAAATCTTCCAATTGAGTTTGTTCTTGGAGGCTTTAAACCAGAGAAATTTACTATCTATGACTCTTACGCAGTTGTTGGTTATATGGCCTATTCCTTTGCGGCATTTCTTCGTCACGATTTATTAATGGACAAATTAAAGAGTTCTCTAAGTGATGAGATGTGGAATGATTTACAAATTGAGCCCCATAAGAATACGGTCATGACTGCTAGTGTTCACAGGGAGCTTAAGAATATCTTTAAAGCATTTGAAGACTTAAATAATACCTTCGGCGGTTTTGAAGGCTCCAATGCTTGGGCCCTAAACTCTACGAAGACAAAGAGCAAGAGGGCCATGCTGGCCAGCGATCCTCATATCGGCTACTCACTTCCTGGCATCTGGTTTGAAGCCCATTTAAAAGTAGAGGACCCAGCGGAACCCTTTGAAATTTACGGTCACTTTCTTCCAAATATTCCCTTCGCAGTGATGGCCCACGACAAGAAGAAGGGGTGGGGAATAACTATTTCCTACCTAGATGATATGGACTTTTATAAAGAGACATTTTCTGAGAGCGGGAATGAAACAATATTTGAAGGTGAGGAGATCCCACTTAGAAGAATTTCTGAAGTGATTAAGGTTCGTGGAGGAGAGGATATTCAGCTTCCAGTTCATATAAGTCACAATGGTCCAATTCTCGATGAGCTCATTGGGGATAAGGGAATTTCTATGAAGTGGACTTACTTCTTAGAAAATAATCATCCTATCCAAGGGTTTTATAAAATGGGGCGCGCTAATTCGTTTGAAGAATTTAAAAAAGGCGTCTCATTAGTAGGGTCACCTGGACTAAATATCATCTACGCCGACGCTGAAGATAATATTGCGAGATTAAATCTTGGACGTTATCCAAAGAGAAATGACTTCAGCGACAGTCGTGTTGTTCTTGATGGAGCGACAAAGAACGATGCTTATAAAGGTTATTATAAATTTGAAGAAATGCCCCACAATATTAATCCCGAGAGCGGTTTCGTGGCCTCGGCCAATAATAGGCCTATCACTGCCAATGAGAACTTTAGAGGTATGTGGCAACCAAGAGACCGCTTTATTACCCTCTATTCGAGATTACTTTTAAAAAATGATTGGTCTATTGGCGATACAATGCTCTTGCAGACCAGTGTTTTAAATAATGAAAATGAATGGATTCGCGACCTTCTCGTTTCAGATCTCTCTACCGTTTCTCTTGGTAAGCAAGAGCAGGAAGCCTTTAATGCTCTAAAAGATTGGGATAGACAGACTTTTCCTAATCGCGTTGGCGCTTCTATCTATCATCAATTTATTTATCACCTAACAATGAACCTAATTGATGAACTTGGAGAAGAAGAGAGAAATCAATTCTGCGGACTTTCTGCGAGATGGTACTTCCTTGGGCGTATGCTTAAGAGAGAGAAGGCCATTTGGTGGGATATGAAAGAGACTTCTGAAGTTGAAGATAGAAAGAGTGTTGTCTTAAAAAGTTTTAAAGATACTGTTAAATTCCTAAATAAAGAACTTGGCAATGAAGTTAAGGAATGGAGCTGGGGGAAGTTGCATACAATTGAATTTGCCCATTCTCTTGGGAAGAGTTTTCCGCTAAATAAGCTCTTAAACCTAGGTCCTTACCCTGTCATGGGGGCCTATAATAATATTAATAATTTTAGAAAAGTCGGTTGTCTCGATGGGCATAAGGTGAAGAGTGGGCCTAGTACTAGAAGGATTATTGATTTCTCAGGGCCTGAAAAGAGCTACGGTATTTTGCCGCTAGGGATTTCTGGACACTATTTGAGCCCCTTCTTTAAGAATCAAATGGAGAGATTTCTCTCTGGAAAGTACCGCTTACAAATAATGTCAGATGACTTACTAGAGAAATTTTCTAAAGCAAGATTAGAGATTGTTCCTGAGTATAAATAA
- a CDS encoding heparan-alpha-glucosaminide N-acetyltransferase has translation MRKRFPLIDQIRGFAIVLMIIFHFFYDLKVFGYNNINFSRDFFWFELPRVIVFLFLLAMGLSLPLIHSEKVNWKKFWPRWIKIALGALAISIYTYFMFKSSWVYFGTLHCIALASLVSLPFIRIPRISAIIGLILISLKLFFNITLPWLELSHASMDYIPLFPWIGCVFMGFGLWSLGFHQLNPFKSKLFLPLEKMGQHSLLIYIIHQPILYGAVYLFTYFFKNS, from the coding sequence ATGAGAAAAAGGTTTCCTTTAATTGACCAAATTCGTGGTTTTGCTATTGTTCTAATGATCATATTTCATTTTTTTTATGACTTAAAGGTATTTGGTTATAATAATATTAATTTCAGTAGAGATTTCTTTTGGTTTGAACTCCCAAGAGTAATTGTTTTTCTCTTCTTGCTAGCAATGGGGCTCTCGCTGCCCCTCATTCACAGCGAAAAAGTTAATTGGAAGAAATTTTGGCCAAGATGGATTAAAATTGCTCTCGGAGCACTTGCAATCTCAATCTATACCTACTTTATGTTTAAAAGTTCTTGGGTTTACTTCGGAACCCTACACTGTATCGCCTTAGCATCTCTTGTTTCACTTCCTTTCATAAGAATTCCAAGAATCTCTGCAATAATAGGACTAATACTAATTTCTTTAAAATTATTCTTTAATATCACTCTTCCTTGGCTTGAACTTAGTCATGCGAGCATGGACTATATTCCTCTCTTCCCTTGGATTGGATGCGTTTTCATGGGCTTTGGACTTTGGAGCCTTGGATTTCATCAATTAAACCCATTTAAGTCAAAACTCTTTCTTCCTCTTGAAAAAATGGGACAACACTCGCTACTGATCTACATTATTCATCAACCCATTCTCTATGGAGCAGTCTACCTCTTCACTTACTTCTTCAAAAATAGCTAA
- a CDS encoding carboxypeptidase M32, with translation MNSYNELKKVNEKIHNLGHLGAITSWDQQTMMPSGSNEARSKAMAEFTVLMHQLSTDPKIADLLAEASSEDLNETEKASLREMKRSYDLSTVVPEDLVKAKSLAGSKCEHAWREQRPNNDWKEFLNNFEEVLKLSREEASIRSSKLGLTPYDSLVDLYEPGMTTEKLDKIFSDVRGWLPSLIESIVEKQKSINIFEPKGPFSVEKQKELGLKVMAKLGFDFTRGRVDISSHPFCGGVPEDIRMTTRYDESDFVQSLMGIVHETGHARYEQNLPKEFLGLPAGTARSMGIHESQSLFFEMQMGRGRPFLESIHKDIIAAFGDSEEFKIDNLVSIYNRVEPGFIRVDADEVTYPAHVMLRYEIERDLINGKLEARDIPEVWDEKMKMYLGLDTRGNYRQGAMQDIHWTDGSFGYFPSYTLGAMYAAQQFATVEKLHPNVNESIANGDYSQAFSWLRENIWQKASLLSTDELIKKATGESLNPEFLKKHLMKRYL, from the coding sequence ATGAATTCATATAATGAACTAAAGAAAGTAAATGAGAAGATTCATAATCTAGGACATCTAGGGGCCATCACAAGTTGGGATCAACAAACCATGATGCCTTCAGGTTCAAATGAAGCAAGATCAAAGGCCATGGCCGAGTTCACTGTTCTCATGCACCAATTATCCACAGATCCTAAAATTGCGGACCTCTTAGCAGAAGCTTCATCTGAAGATTTAAACGAAACTGAAAAGGCTTCTTTAAGAGAAATGAAGAGAAGCTATGACTTATCTACCGTTGTACCTGAAGACCTAGTAAAGGCAAAATCTCTTGCGGGCTCAAAGTGCGAGCATGCATGGAGAGAGCAAAGACCTAATAATGACTGGAAGGAATTCTTAAATAATTTTGAAGAAGTTTTAAAGCTCTCAAGAGAAGAAGCGAGTATAAGATCAAGTAAGTTGGGACTAACTCCTTACGACTCTCTAGTTGATCTCTATGAGCCGGGCATGACGACAGAGAAACTTGATAAAATCTTTTCTGATGTTAGAGGTTGGTTACCATCTCTTATTGAAAGTATTGTAGAAAAACAAAAATCTATAAATATCTTTGAACCTAAAGGTCCTTTCAGTGTAGAAAAGCAAAAAGAGCTTGGCCTAAAAGTTATGGCAAAGCTTGGTTTTGACTTCACAAGAGGAAGAGTAGATATAAGCTCGCACCCATTTTGCGGTGGAGTTCCAGAAGATATCCGAATGACCACGAGATATGATGAGTCTGACTTCGTTCAATCTCTTATGGGAATAGTTCACGAAACAGGACACGCCCGCTACGAACAAAATCTTCCAAAAGAATTTCTAGGACTCCCTGCGGGAACTGCTCGTTCAATGGGAATTCATGAAAGCCAGAGTTTATTCTTTGAAATGCAAATGGGAAGAGGAAGACCATTTCTTGAGTCTATTCACAAAGATATTATTGCGGCCTTTGGTGATAGTGAAGAATTTAAAATTGATAATCTGGTGAGCATTTATAACCGTGTAGAACCAGGCTTCATAAGAGTTGATGCTGATGAAGTGACTTACCCAGCCCATGTTATGCTCCGCTATGAAATAGAGAGAGATTTAATAAATGGAAAACTAGAGGCCAGAGACATTCCTGAAGTTTGGGATGAGAAAATGAAAATGTACCTAGGACTTGATACAAGAGGAAATTATAGACAAGGGGCCATGCAAGATATTCACTGGACCGATGGCTCTTTTGGATACTTCCCGTCTTATACACTAGGGGCAATGTACGCGGCTCAACAATTCGCAACTGTTGAAAAGTTACATCCAAATGTAAATGAGTCTATTGCTAACGGTGATTACTCGCAGGCCTTCTCCTGGCTAAGAGAAAATATTTGGCAAAAAGCGAGTCTACTATCGACTGATGAACTTATTAAGAAAGCAACTGGCGAATCTTTAAATCCAGAATTTCTTAAGAAGCATTTGATGAAGCGTTACCTATAA
- a CDS encoding bifunctional aconitate hydratase 2/2-methylisocitrate dehydratase → MSLYTDYLKEIEQRKTEGLHPLPIDGAELTAEIISQIKDAGHEHREGSLNFFIYNTLPGTTAAAEVKANFLKEVILGQSILAEITPAFAFELLSHMKGGKSVEVLIDLALGDDQAIAQEAGEVLKTQVFLYHADTTRLENAFKSGNAIAKDILESYAKAEFFTKLPEVEEEIKLVTYVAGTGDISTDLLSPGNQAHSRSDRELHGKCLITPEAQQEIEELKKAHPDKRVMLIAEKGTMGVGSSRMSGVNNVALWTGKQASPYVPFINIAPVVAGTNGIAPIFLTTVDVTGGIGIDLKNWKKKLDASGNTILDKNGDPELEEVYSVATGTILTINTKKKKLYNGDKELIDISASLTPQKLEFMKAGGSYAVVFGKKLQTLACEVLGQEVKSAYAPSKEISHEGQGLTAVEKIFNKNLLGGSGKTLHAGSNVRVQVNIVGSQDTTGLMTSQELESMAATIIAPTLDAGYQSGCHTASVWDAKAQANIPRLMNFMNKFGLITARDPQKKYPAMTDVIHKVLNDITVDDWDITIGGDSHTRMSKGVAFGADSGTVALALATGEATMPIPQSVKVSFKGVLKDHMDFRDVVHATQAQMLKQFGDNIFQGKIIEVHLGTLLADQAFVFTDWTAEMKAKASICISENATLIESLEISKSRIQTMIEKGMDNDLKVLQGLVDKANKRIEEIKSGSNPALTPDATAKYSAEFTVDLDQIVEPMIADPDVNNEDVSKRYTHDTIRPISFYKGERKVDLGFIGSCMVHKGDLQILAKMLKNIEEQNGKVEFKAPLVVAPPTYNIIDELKAEGDWQTLTKYAGFEFDDTNPKAEARLKYDNTLYLERPGCNLCMGNQEKAEKGDTVMATSTRLFQGRVVEDSDEKKGESLLASTPVVVLSTILGRTPNMDEYKAAVKGINLTSYAPPIK, encoded by the coding sequence ATGAGTCTCTACACAGATTATTTGAAAGAAATTGAACAAAGAAAAACAGAGGGTCTTCACCCACTACCAATTGACGGAGCAGAACTGACGGCAGAAATTATTTCTCAAATTAAGGACGCTGGACATGAGCACCGAGAGGGATCTTTAAATTTCTTTATCTATAATACTCTACCAGGAACAACTGCTGCTGCTGAAGTTAAAGCAAACTTTCTAAAAGAAGTTATTCTTGGGCAATCTATCCTCGCAGAAATCACTCCGGCCTTCGCATTCGAACTCCTATCCCATATGAAAGGTGGTAAGTCTGTTGAAGTGCTCATTGATCTTGCTCTTGGAGACGATCAAGCAATTGCACAAGAAGCAGGAGAAGTACTTAAGACGCAAGTATTCCTATACCATGCCGATACAACTAGATTAGAAAATGCTTTCAAGTCAGGAAATGCTATCGCTAAAGATATTCTTGAAAGTTACGCAAAAGCTGAATTCTTCACAAAACTTCCAGAAGTTGAAGAAGAGATAAAGCTAGTTACATATGTTGCAGGAACAGGAGATATTTCAACAGACCTTCTCTCTCCAGGTAACCAAGCTCACTCTCGTTCAGACCGTGAACTTCATGGAAAGTGTCTAATCACTCCAGAAGCACAACAGGAAATTGAAGAACTTAAAAAAGCTCATCCAGATAAGAGAGTAATGCTAATTGCAGAAAAAGGAACAATGGGTGTTGGCTCTTCTAGAATGTCTGGGGTTAATAACGTTGCTCTATGGACTGGAAAGCAAGCTTCTCCCTATGTCCCATTCATCAATATTGCCCCTGTAGTTGCAGGAACAAATGGGATTGCACCTATCTTCCTAACAACTGTTGATGTGACAGGAGGTATTGGAATTGATCTTAAAAACTGGAAGAAGAAACTAGACGCTTCTGGTAACACAATTCTTGATAAAAATGGTGACCCTGAACTTGAAGAAGTATACTCAGTTGCCACCGGAACTATTCTTACAATTAATACTAAGAAGAAGAAGTTATACAATGGTGATAAAGAACTCATCGATATATCAGCTTCTTTAACACCACAAAAACTTGAGTTCATGAAAGCTGGTGGATCATACGCTGTTGTATTTGGAAAAAAACTCCAAACACTTGCTTGTGAAGTCTTAGGACAAGAAGTTAAATCAGCGTACGCACCTTCTAAAGAGATCTCCCATGAAGGACAAGGTCTAACAGCTGTAGAGAAAATTTTTAATAAGAACCTATTAGGAGGCTCAGGGAAAACTCTACATGCAGGATCAAATGTGAGAGTTCAGGTTAATATTGTTGGTTCACAAGACACTACGGGGCTAATGACTTCTCAGGAACTAGAGTCTATGGCCGCAACAATCATTGCACCAACCCTAGATGCTGGTTACCAATCAGGATGTCACACGGCTTCTGTATGGGATGCAAAAGCACAAGCAAATATTCCAAGACTGATGAACTTCATGAATAAGTTTGGTCTAATCACAGCAAGAGATCCTCAGAAAAAGTACCCGGCAATGACAGACGTTATTCACAAAGTACTTAATGATATAACAGTTGATGATTGGGATATCACAATTGGCGGTGACTCACATACAAGAATGTCAAAAGGTGTTGCCTTCGGTGCTGACTCAGGAACAGTTGCTCTCGCACTTGCAACTGGAGAGGCGACGATGCCAATTCCACAATCAGTAAAAGTATCTTTCAAAGGTGTTCTTAAAGATCATATGGACTTCCGTGATGTTGTTCACGCGACACAAGCGCAAATGTTAAAACAATTTGGAGATAATATTTTCCAAGGGAAAATTATCGAAGTTCACTTAGGAACACTTCTAGCTGACCAAGCATTTGTGTTTACAGACTGGACTGCGGAAATGAAGGCCAAGGCATCAATCTGTATTTCTGAAAATGCGACACTGATCGAATCTCTTGAGATTTCAAAATCAAGAATCCAGACGATGATCGAAAAAGGAATGGATAACGATCTAAAAGTTCTCCAAGGTCTAGTTGATAAAGCAAATAAGAGAATTGAAGAAATTAAATCTGGTTCGAACCCAGCCCTTACTCCAGATGCAACAGCAAAATACTCTGCCGAATTCACTGTTGATCTAGATCAAATTGTTGAACCAATGATTGCTGATCCAGATGTAAATAATGAGGACGTATCTAAGAGATATACACACGATACAATTAGACCAATTTCATTTTATAAAGGTGAAAGAAAGGTTGATCTAGGCTTTATCGGATCGTGCATGGTTCATAAAGGAGATCTTCAAATTCTGGCAAAAATGCTTAAGAATATTGAAGAGCAAAATGGTAAAGTTGAGTTTAAAGCACCACTCGTCGTTGCTCCACCAACTTACAATATCATTGATGAATTAAAGGCAGAAGGAGACTGGCAAACACTAACTAAGTATGCTGGATTTGAATTTGATGACACTAATCCAAAAGCTGAAGCTCGTCTTAAATATGACAATACATTGTACCTAGAAAGACCTGGTTGTAACCTTTGCATGGGTAACCAAGAGAAGGCAGAAAAAGGTGATACAGTTATGGCAACATCGACTCGTTTATTTCAAGGAAGAGTTGTTGAAGATAGTGATGAAAAGAAAGGTGAATCACTTCTAGCATCAACTCCTGTGGTTGTTCTATCTACAATTCTTGGAAGAACACCAAATATGGATGAGTATAAAGCCGCTGTTAAAGGAATCAACTTAACAAGCTATGCGCCTCCAATAAAGTAA